In Haliaeetus albicilla chromosome 18, bHalAlb1.1, whole genome shotgun sequence, one genomic interval encodes:
- the PTK2B gene encoding protein-tyrosine kinase 2-beta isoform X3, translating into MGWLSRLFSQLSWKGCSAPSTPGVVRMSAIPEALGRPRSSSSRSLAGTLEATLGMGTLEMDKEEMRILKVCFYSNSFNMGKNFKLVKCPVTTEIREVIRSILVSGRIGPDIKLAECYGLRLKHVKSDEIHWLHPDLTVGEVQEKYECLHLEAEWRYDLQIRYLPEDFMERFKEDRTTLLYFYQQLRSEYMQNYASKVSEGMALQLGCLELRRFYKDMPQNALDKKSNFEFLEKEVGLDLFFPSQMQENLKPKQFRKMIQQTFQQYALLREEECILKFLHTLSTFANIDQESYRCELIQGWNITVDLVIGPKGIRQMTSKEAKPTCLAEFKHIKSIKCSSVEEGRAVLQLGLSGTPQSLAIKTASLAEAENMADLIDGYCRLQGDLETSLIVFPRREREKRISLPQIPAPHLEERQFTLSDSVSVDSDIYAEIPDESTRPRSGVQHYGISREDITLGRILGEGFFGEVYEGIYTTPKGERVNVAVKTCKKDCSPENKDKFLSEAVLMKKLDHPHIVKLIGIAEEEPTWIIMELYPYGELGQYLEQNKHCLAVPTLILYVLQISKALAYLEAINCVHRDIAVRNILVASPECVKLGDFGLSRYIEDEEYYKASITRLPIKWMSPESINFRRFTTASDVWMFAVCMWEILSYGKQPFFWLENKDVIGVLERGDRLPKPDLCPPVLYTLMTRCWDYDPSERPKFKDLVCSLSDIYLMEKELAKEQERNNRHRPPKILEPPSFQEPPPKPSRPRYKPPPQSNLLAPKLQFQEEDFLRPSSREEAQKLWEIERLKMRQVLDKQQKQMVEDYQWLRQEEKSLDPTVFMNNNTPPLLPEKETDYNGIAEFTGPPQKPPRLGAQSIQPAPTANLDRTDDTVYSNVMDLVRAVLQLKNEISLLPPEGYILVVKNVGLSLRKLIGSVDEILPVLPAASRTEIEGTQKLLNKDLADLINKMRLAQQNAVTSLSEECKRQMLTASHTLAVDAKNLLDAVDQAKVQANLVKLCLE; encoded by the exons ATGGGATGGCTCAGCAGGCTGTTCAGCCAGCTTTCCT GGAAGGGATGCTCAGCTCCTAGCACCCCCGGCGTGGTGAGGATGTCGGCCATCCCCGAGGCGCTGGGTCGCCCGCGGAGCAGCTCCTCCCGCAGCCTGGCCGGGACCCTGGAAGCCACCCTGGGCATGGGGACGTTGGAGATGGACAAGGAGGAGATGCGTATCCTCAAGGTGTGCTTCTACAGCAACAGCTTCAACATGGGCAAGAACTTCAAGCTGGTGAAGTGCCCCGTGACGACGGAGATCCGG GAGGTGATCAGGTCCATCCTGGTGAGCGGCCGCATCGGGCCCGACATCAAGTTGGCCGAGTGCTATGGGCTCCGCCTGAAGCACGTGAAGTCGGATGAGATCCACTGGCTGCACCCGGACCTGACGGTGGGCGAAGTGCAGGAGAAGTATGAGTGCCTGCACCTGGAGGCTGAGTGGAG GTACGATCTCCAAATCCGCTATCTGCCGGAGGATTTCATGGAGCGCTTCAAAGAGGACAGGACCACCTTGCTCTACTTCTACCAGCAG CTCCGAAGTGAGTACATGCAGAATTATGCCAGCAAAGTGAGCGAAGGcatggccctgcagctgggctgcctCGAGCTCAG GAGGTTTTATAAGGACATGCCTCAAAACGCGCTGGATAAGAAGTCCAACTTCGAGTTCCTGGA GAAAGAGGTGGGCCTGGacctcttcttccccagccaGATGCAGGAGAACCTGAAG CCCAAGCAGTTTCGGAAGATGATCCAGCAGACCTTCCAGCAGTACGCACTGCTGCGGGAGGAGGAGTGCATCCTCAAGTTCCTCCATACCCTCTCCACCTTTGCCAACATCGACCAGGAGAGCTACCGCTGCGAGCTCATT caaggGTGGAACATCACGGTGGACCTGGTCATCGGACCCAAGGGCATCCGGCAGATGACGAGCAAGGAGGCGAAG CCCACATGCTTGGCCGAATTCAAGCACATCAAGTCCATCAAATGCTCCAGCGTGGAAGAAGGCcgggctgtgctgcagctggggctcAGTGGCACCCCCCAG TCCCTGGCTATCAAGACGGCTTCTCTGGCCGAGGCAGAGAACATGGCCGACCTCATCGATGGCTACTGCCGGCTGCAAGGGGACTTGGAAACCTCTCTCATTGTCTTCCCCAGGAGAG AGCGGGAGAAGAGGATCAGCCTGCCGCAGATCCCGGCCCC GCACCTGGAGGAGAGGCAGTTCACGCTGTCAGACAGCGTGAGCGTGG ACTCTGATATTTATGCTGAAATCCCTGATGAGTCCACAAGACCGAGGTCTGGAG TCCAGCACTACGGGATCTCCCGGGAGGACATCACGTTGGGCAGGATCCTTGGAGAAGGCTTTTTCGGAGAGGTCTACGAGGGGATCTACACCACCCCA AAAGGCGAGCGGGTCAATGTAGCCGTGAAGACCTGCaagaaggactgcagcccggaGAACAAGGACAAGTTCCTGAGCGAAGCAG TGCTGATGAAGAAGCTGGACCACCCCCATATTGTGAAGCTCATCGGCATCGCGGAAGAGGAGCCCACCTGGATCATCATGGAGCTCTATCCCTATGGAGAG CTGGGGCAATACCTGGAGCAGAACAAGCACTGTCTCGCCGTGCCCACGCTCATCCTCTACGTGCTGCAGATCAGCAAAGCCCTGGCCTACCTGGAGGCCATCAACTGCGTGCACAG GGATATTGCCGTGAGGAACATCCTGGTGGCCTCCCCAGAGTGCGTGAAGCTGGGCGACTTCGGGCTCTCCAGGTACATCGAGGATGAGGAATACTACAAAG CATCCATCACCCGTCTCCCCATCAAGTGGATGTCACCTGAATCCATCAATTTCCGCCGCTTCACAACAGCCAGCGATGTCTGGATGTTTG CCGTGTGCATGTGGGAGATCCTGAGCTACGGCAAGCAGCCCTTCTTCTGGCTGGAGAACAAGGATGTTATCGGGGTGCTGGAGAGGGGCGACCGCTTGCCCAAGCCTGACCTCTGCCCACCCGTCCTCTACACCCTCATGACGCGCTGCTGGGACTACGACCCCAGTGAAAGGCCCAAGTTCAAGGACTTGGTTTGCAGCTTGAG CGACATTTACCTGATGGAGAAGGAGCTGGCCAAGGAGCAGGAGAGGAACAACCGCCACCGGCCTCCCAAAATCTTGGAGCCGCCATCCTTCCAGGAGCCACCTCCAAAG cccagcagacCCAGGTACAAGCCACCACCCCAGAGCAACCTCCTGGCTCCCAAGCTGCAGTTCCAG GAGGAAGATTTCCTCCgtcccagcagcagggaggaggctCAGAAGCTCTGGGAGATTGAGAGGCTGAAGATGCGGCAGGTCCTGgacaagcagcagaagcagatgGTGGAGGACTACCAGTGGCTGCGGCAGGAGGAGAAGTCCCTG GACCCGACAGTGTTCATGAACAACAACACTCCTCCG CTGCTCCCGGAGAAGGAGACGGATTACA ACGGCATAGCGGAGTTCACGGGCCCCCCCCAGAAGCCTCCAAGACTTGGGGCACAG TCCATCCAACCAGCCCCCACCGCCAACCTGGACCGCACAGATGACACGGTGTACAGCAACGTCATGGACCTGGTGCGGGCCGTGCTGCAGCTGAAGAACGAGATCAGCCTCCTGCCCCCGGAGGGGTACATCCTCGTGGTGAAG AACGTGGGCCTGTCCCTGCGGAAGCTGATCGGCAGCGTTGACGAGatcctgcctgtcctgcctgctgcctcccgcACCGAG ATCGAGGGGACCCAGAAGCTGCTCAACAAGGACTTGGCCGACCTCATCAACAAGATGCGCCTGGCGCAGCAGAACGCTGTCACCTCGCTGAGCGAAGAGTGCAAGCGGCAGATGCTGACGGCCTCCCACACCCTGGCCGTGGATGCCAAGAACCTCCTGGATGCCGTGGACCAAGCCAAGGTCCAGGCCAACCTGGTGAAGCTGTGCTTGGAGTGA
- the PTK2B gene encoding protein-tyrosine kinase 2-beta isoform X2, with protein sequence MGWLSRLFSQLSWKGCSAPSTPGVVRMSAIPEALGRPRSSSSRSLAGTLEATLGMGTLEMDKEEMRILKVCFYSNSFNMGKNFKLVKCPVTTEIREVIRSILVSGRIGPDIKLAECYGLRLKHVKSDEIHWLHPDLTVGEVQEKYECLHLEAEWRYDLQIRYLPEDFMERFKEDRTTLLYFYQQLRSEYMQNYASKVSEGMALQLGCLELRRFYKDMPQNALDKKSNFEFLEKEVGLDLFFPSQMQENLKPKQFRKMIQQTFQQYALLREEECILKFLHTLSTFANIDQESYRCELIQGWNITVDLVIGPKGIRQMTSKEAKPTCLAEFKHIKSIKCSSVEEGRAVLQLGLSGTPQSLAIKTASLAEAENMADLIDGYCRLQGDLETSLIVFPRREREKRISLPQIPAPHLEERQFTLSDSVSVDSDIYAEIPDESTRPRSGVQHYGISREDITLGRILGEGFFGEVYEGIYTTPKGERVNVAVKTCKKDCSPENKDKFLSEAVLMKKLDHPHIVKLIGIAEEEPTWIIMELYPYGELGQYLEQNKHCLAVPTLILYVLQISKALAYLEAINCVHRDIAVRNILVASPECVKLGDFGLSRYIEDEEYYKASITRLPIKWMSPESINFRRFTTASDVWMFAVCMWEILSYGKQPFFWLENKDVIGVLERGDRLPKPDLCPPVLYTLMTRCWDYDPSERPKFKDLVCSLSDIYLMEKELAKEQERNNRHRPPKILEPPSFQEPPPKPSRPRYKPPPQSNLLAPKLQFQVPEGLCASSPTLTSPIEYQSPANSLHTPPLNRHNVFKRHSMREEDFLRPSSREEAQKLWEIERLKMRQVLDKQQKQMVEDYQWLRQEEKSLDPTVFMNNNTPPLLPEKETDYTEFTGPPQKPPRLGAQSIQPAPTANLDRTDDTVYSNVMDLVRAVLQLKNEISLLPPEGYILVVKNVGLSLRKLIGSVDEILPVLPAASRTEIEGTQKLLNKDLADLINKMRLAQQNAVTSLSEECKRQMLTASHTLAVDAKNLLDAVDQAKVQANLVKLCLE encoded by the exons ATGGGATGGCTCAGCAGGCTGTTCAGCCAGCTTTCCT GGAAGGGATGCTCAGCTCCTAGCACCCCCGGCGTGGTGAGGATGTCGGCCATCCCCGAGGCGCTGGGTCGCCCGCGGAGCAGCTCCTCCCGCAGCCTGGCCGGGACCCTGGAAGCCACCCTGGGCATGGGGACGTTGGAGATGGACAAGGAGGAGATGCGTATCCTCAAGGTGTGCTTCTACAGCAACAGCTTCAACATGGGCAAGAACTTCAAGCTGGTGAAGTGCCCCGTGACGACGGAGATCCGG GAGGTGATCAGGTCCATCCTGGTGAGCGGCCGCATCGGGCCCGACATCAAGTTGGCCGAGTGCTATGGGCTCCGCCTGAAGCACGTGAAGTCGGATGAGATCCACTGGCTGCACCCGGACCTGACGGTGGGCGAAGTGCAGGAGAAGTATGAGTGCCTGCACCTGGAGGCTGAGTGGAG GTACGATCTCCAAATCCGCTATCTGCCGGAGGATTTCATGGAGCGCTTCAAAGAGGACAGGACCACCTTGCTCTACTTCTACCAGCAG CTCCGAAGTGAGTACATGCAGAATTATGCCAGCAAAGTGAGCGAAGGcatggccctgcagctgggctgcctCGAGCTCAG GAGGTTTTATAAGGACATGCCTCAAAACGCGCTGGATAAGAAGTCCAACTTCGAGTTCCTGGA GAAAGAGGTGGGCCTGGacctcttcttccccagccaGATGCAGGAGAACCTGAAG CCCAAGCAGTTTCGGAAGATGATCCAGCAGACCTTCCAGCAGTACGCACTGCTGCGGGAGGAGGAGTGCATCCTCAAGTTCCTCCATACCCTCTCCACCTTTGCCAACATCGACCAGGAGAGCTACCGCTGCGAGCTCATT caaggGTGGAACATCACGGTGGACCTGGTCATCGGACCCAAGGGCATCCGGCAGATGACGAGCAAGGAGGCGAAG CCCACATGCTTGGCCGAATTCAAGCACATCAAGTCCATCAAATGCTCCAGCGTGGAAGAAGGCcgggctgtgctgcagctggggctcAGTGGCACCCCCCAG TCCCTGGCTATCAAGACGGCTTCTCTGGCCGAGGCAGAGAACATGGCCGACCTCATCGATGGCTACTGCCGGCTGCAAGGGGACTTGGAAACCTCTCTCATTGTCTTCCCCAGGAGAG AGCGGGAGAAGAGGATCAGCCTGCCGCAGATCCCGGCCCC GCACCTGGAGGAGAGGCAGTTCACGCTGTCAGACAGCGTGAGCGTGG ACTCTGATATTTATGCTGAAATCCCTGATGAGTCCACAAGACCGAGGTCTGGAG TCCAGCACTACGGGATCTCCCGGGAGGACATCACGTTGGGCAGGATCCTTGGAGAAGGCTTTTTCGGAGAGGTCTACGAGGGGATCTACACCACCCCA AAAGGCGAGCGGGTCAATGTAGCCGTGAAGACCTGCaagaaggactgcagcccggaGAACAAGGACAAGTTCCTGAGCGAAGCAG TGCTGATGAAGAAGCTGGACCACCCCCATATTGTGAAGCTCATCGGCATCGCGGAAGAGGAGCCCACCTGGATCATCATGGAGCTCTATCCCTATGGAGAG CTGGGGCAATACCTGGAGCAGAACAAGCACTGTCTCGCCGTGCCCACGCTCATCCTCTACGTGCTGCAGATCAGCAAAGCCCTGGCCTACCTGGAGGCCATCAACTGCGTGCACAG GGATATTGCCGTGAGGAACATCCTGGTGGCCTCCCCAGAGTGCGTGAAGCTGGGCGACTTCGGGCTCTCCAGGTACATCGAGGATGAGGAATACTACAAAG CATCCATCACCCGTCTCCCCATCAAGTGGATGTCACCTGAATCCATCAATTTCCGCCGCTTCACAACAGCCAGCGATGTCTGGATGTTTG CCGTGTGCATGTGGGAGATCCTGAGCTACGGCAAGCAGCCCTTCTTCTGGCTGGAGAACAAGGATGTTATCGGGGTGCTGGAGAGGGGCGACCGCTTGCCCAAGCCTGACCTCTGCCCACCCGTCCTCTACACCCTCATGACGCGCTGCTGGGACTACGACCCCAGTGAAAGGCCCAAGTTCAAGGACTTGGTTTGCAGCTTGAG CGACATTTACCTGATGGAGAAGGAGCTGGCCAAGGAGCAGGAGAGGAACAACCGCCACCGGCCTCCCAAAATCTTGGAGCCGCCATCCTTCCAGGAGCCACCTCCAAAG cccagcagacCCAGGTACAAGCCACCACCCCAGAGCAACCTCCTGGCTCCCAAGCTGCAGTTCCAG GTGCCCGAGGGTCTGTGTGCCAGCTCGCCTACGCTCACCAGCCCCATCGAGTACCAGTCTCCGGCCAACTCCCTGCACACCCCACCGCTCAACCGCCACAATGTCTTCAAGCGCCACAGCATGAGG GAGGAAGATTTCCTCCgtcccagcagcagggaggaggctCAGAAGCTCTGGGAGATTGAGAGGCTGAAGATGCGGCAGGTCCTGgacaagcagcagaagcagatgGTGGAGGACTACCAGTGGCTGCGGCAGGAGGAGAAGTCCCTG GACCCGACAGTGTTCATGAACAACAACACTCCTCCG CTGCTCCCGGAGAAGGAGACGGATTACA CGGAGTTCACGGGCCCCCCCCAGAAGCCTCCAAGACTTGGGGCACAG TCCATCCAACCAGCCCCCACCGCCAACCTGGACCGCACAGATGACACGGTGTACAGCAACGTCATGGACCTGGTGCGGGCCGTGCTGCAGCTGAAGAACGAGATCAGCCTCCTGCCCCCGGAGGGGTACATCCTCGTGGTGAAG AACGTGGGCCTGTCCCTGCGGAAGCTGATCGGCAGCGTTGACGAGatcctgcctgtcctgcctgctgcctcccgcACCGAG ATCGAGGGGACCCAGAAGCTGCTCAACAAGGACTTGGCCGACCTCATCAACAAGATGCGCCTGGCGCAGCAGAACGCTGTCACCTCGCTGAGCGAAGAGTGCAAGCGGCAGATGCTGACGGCCTCCCACACCCTGGCCGTGGATGCCAAGAACCTCCTGGATGCCGTGGACCAAGCCAAGGTCCAGGCCAACCTGGTGAAGCTGTGCTTGGAGTGA